A segment of the Commensalibacter oyaizuii genome:
CCGCAACCGCTATGTTGTAACAAGTATCGTCTTTTAAACGCTTGTAAATCACATCGCCTGATTCGTGGGTTGTATGCATCAACGGACCAATCCATCGGGTATTAATCTGCATAACACCTAAATCTTGGGTTCCATTTTTATTCATGGAAATTAATCCAGGCCTTCCCCCTTCAACCCGTTGAATTGCTGGTAACACATCGGGAGGCAAATGATGAAAAGAAGAAACCATCATCATACATCCTAAATAAGCAGCAACCATTCCTATCCACCGTAACCATAAACATAATACAAACTTATATACTCAAAGATCTTACAACTTTAGTTGT
Coding sequences within it:
- a CDS encoding lytic transglycosylase domain-containing protein; this encodes MVAAYLGCMMMVSSFHHLPPDVLPAIQRVEGGRPGLISMNKNGTQDLGVMQINTRWIGPLMHTTHESGDVIYKRLKDDTCYNIAVAGAIIKLYLQETNGNIMQAVGNYHSHTPRLNIQYQLKIIQASDTLNQPSVLVGKHMSPYQRRLLKAKQRIKKHHHKKNIR